A stretch of Endozoicomonas sp. SCSIO W0465 DNA encodes these proteins:
- a CDS encoding leucyl aminopeptidase codes for MEFVVKSGAAEKQKTACLIIGAHKKSLLPSATAIDSITEGYLADVLKRGDLNFKPGHSLMLLHSHHAPFERLLLLAMGDNNKPLTEAEFNQLTTNLASQLRSVNAREVTIAIEEIAVEGKSLHWVTRHVVEAIEYAFYQFDQFKNDTGTSALSKISLKKVILLADRKNAEAVKAGLVQGQAIGNGRNVARTLGNLPGNICHPTYLADEAKALAKKHAKLTTRVLNEKQMSDLGMSSLLSVSAGSEQEARLICMEFKNGKRSARPLVLLGKGITFDTGGISLKPGAAMDEMKFDMCGAASVFGVMNTIIELDLPINVIGMVAAAENMPGGQATRPGDIVTSMSGKTIEILNTDAEGRLVLCDALTYAERYKPEAVIDIATLTGACVVALGHHTTGLLSNHQPLAEELLSASREAMDRAWQLPMGEEYTRQLDSNFADMANIGGPAAGTITAACFLAKFAEAYPWAHLDIAGTAWKSGKEKGATGRPVPMLVQYLLNKI; via the coding sequence ATGGAATTTGTTGTTAAGAGCGGCGCCGCAGAAAAACAGAAAACTGCCTGTCTTATTATTGGCGCCCACAAGAAATCACTTCTGCCATCGGCAACAGCCATAGACTCTATAACTGAGGGGTACCTTGCCGACGTACTCAAACGCGGAGACCTTAACTTCAAGCCCGGCCATTCACTGATGCTCCTGCACAGCCATCATGCGCCCTTTGAACGGCTGCTGCTGCTTGCCATGGGTGACAATAATAAGCCATTAACAGAAGCCGAATTTAACCAGCTGACTACCAACCTGGCTAGCCAATTGAGGTCGGTTAATGCCAGGGAAGTAACCATTGCCATCGAAGAAATCGCCGTAGAGGGGAAATCACTTCACTGGGTTACCCGCCATGTAGTCGAAGCCATTGAGTATGCGTTTTACCAGTTCGATCAATTCAAAAACGACACCGGCACAAGTGCCCTTTCGAAAATCAGCCTGAAGAAAGTCATACTGCTGGCTGATCGTAAAAATGCCGAAGCCGTGAAAGCGGGCCTGGTCCAGGGGCAGGCCATTGGCAATGGTCGGAATGTAGCCAGAACGCTGGGCAACCTGCCAGGCAATATCTGCCACCCAACCTATCTTGCTGATGAAGCCAAGGCCCTGGCAAAAAAACATGCCAAACTGACCACCAGGGTTTTGAATGAAAAACAGATGTCTGACCTTGGCATGAGCTCCCTGCTCTCCGTCAGTGCCGGTTCCGAACAGGAAGCCCGACTGATCTGTATGGAGTTCAAAAATGGCAAACGCAGTGCCAGGCCTCTCGTTCTTCTGGGCAAGGGGATCACCTTTGATACCGGTGGCATCTCCCTGAAGCCCGGCGCGGCGATGGATGAAATGAAGTTTGATATGTGCGGTGCCGCCAGCGTATTCGGCGTAATGAACACCATTATTGAACTGGACTTGCCCATCAATGTCATTGGCATGGTGGCTGCCGCAGAAAACATGCCCGGTGGCCAGGCCACTCGTCCGGGCGACATCGTAACCTCCATGTCTGGCAAGACCATTGAGATTCTTAATACCGACGCCGAAGGTCGGCTGGTACTTTGTGACGCGCTCACCTATGCCGAACGTTACAAGCCAGAAGCAGTGATCGATATTGCCACCCTGACTGGCGCCTGTGTTGTTGCCCTGGGTCACCACACAACCGGCCTGCTCAGTAATCATCAGCCGCTGGCTGAAGAGCTTCTCAGTGCTTCCAGAGAAGCCATGGATCGCGCCTGGCAGCTGCCAATGGGTGAAGAATACACCCGCCAGCTGGACAGCAACTTTGCCGACATGGCCAATATTGGCGGACCTGCTGCAGGTACCATTACCGCCGCCTGTTTCCTGGCAAAATTTGCCGAAGCATACCCCTGGGCACATCTGGATATCGCCGGCACCGCCTGGAAATCCGGTAAAGAGAAAGGCGCCACTGGCCGCCCGGTGCCAATGCTGGTTCAGTACCTGTTGAATAAAATCTAA
- a CDS encoding YjiH family protein, which produces MKQFPAVKKRQVSLRNWLTFLIPSLIGLLLFVTPVSINGEFTIPVALLAGWLKALLNDQLTTIITVIISFTGVMTIVTKLFQPPSILKHPFLSSLFDITPLWCVVRVAGMVFVLASFFKVGPQALWSGATGGMVLNDLMPTLFSVFIFAGLLLPLLMNFGLLELLGTLMTRIMRPVFNLPGRSAIDCIASWLGDGSVGILMTSKQYETSYYTQREAAVIGTTFSVVSITFSLVVIAQVGLDHLFTQFYLTVCFAGLVAAIIVPKLPPLSRKKDVFICGKTRSDDDEIIPPGTSAFAWGLQQALEKAAKITNPVKVIQDGGKNAIDMVFAVLPVVMGIGTIALMITEYTPVFQYLGMPFLPLLEWLQIPEAQAASTTMMVGFTDMFVPSILAASIDNDMTRFVIAALSLTQLIYLSEVGALLLGSKIPVTLFELFIIFILRTLVTLPVIAAIAHLIF; this is translated from the coding sequence ATGAAGCAGTTTCCAGCCGTAAAAAAGAGACAGGTCAGCCTGCGTAACTGGTTAACCTTTTTAATTCCATCGCTGATTGGCCTGTTACTATTTGTCACTCCGGTCAGTATTAACGGAGAATTTACCATTCCTGTTGCTCTGCTGGCCGGATGGTTAAAAGCACTGCTCAACGATCAGCTGACGACTATCATTACCGTTATTATCAGCTTTACCGGGGTAATGACCATCGTTACCAAGCTATTCCAGCCACCATCGATACTGAAGCACCCATTTCTCTCATCACTGTTTGATATCACCCCTCTATGGTGCGTGGTCAGGGTTGCCGGAATGGTCTTTGTGCTTGCCAGTTTTTTCAAGGTCGGTCCCCAAGCCCTCTGGTCAGGAGCCACCGGTGGTATGGTTTTGAATGACCTGATGCCGACACTGTTTTCGGTCTTTATCTTTGCCGGGCTGTTACTGCCACTATTGATGAATTTTGGCTTACTGGAACTGCTGGGCACACTGATGACACGCATCATGCGGCCTGTATTCAATCTGCCGGGGCGTTCTGCTATCGACTGTATTGCCTCATGGCTGGGGGATGGAAGCGTCGGTATCCTGATGACCAGTAAACAGTATGAAACGTCTTATTACACCCAGCGTGAGGCCGCAGTTATCGGCACTACGTTCTCAGTCGTTTCGATTACGTTCTCACTGGTGGTTATTGCCCAGGTGGGCCTGGATCACCTGTTTACCCAGTTCTACCTTACCGTCTGCTTTGCCGGGCTGGTTGCCGCTATTATTGTCCCCAAGCTTCCTCCCCTTTCCAGAAAAAAAGACGTGTTCATTTGCGGGAAAACCCGCAGTGATGATGATGAAATTATTCCTCCCGGCACCAGTGCTTTTGCCTGGGGATTGCAGCAGGCACTGGAGAAAGCAGCCAAGATCACCAATCCGGTGAAAGTAATTCAGGATGGCGGCAAGAACGCCATTGACATGGTATTTGCTGTATTACCAGTGGTCATGGGCATAGGCACTATTGCCCTGATGATTACCGAATACACCCCGGTCTTCCAGTACCTGGGAATGCCTTTTCTTCCGCTACTGGAATGGTTGCAAATCCCTGAGGCCCAGGCAGCCTCAACCACCATGATGGTCGGCTTTACCGATATGTTCGTGCCCTCTATCCTGGCAGCATCCATTGACAATGACATGACCCGGTTTGTTATTGCGGCATTATCACTGACCCAGTTGATTTACCTTTCTGAAGTAGGGGCTTTACTTCTGGGAAGCAAGATTCCGGTAACATTGTTTGAACTATTTATTATTTTTATTCTGAGAACACTGGTTACACTGCCCGTTATCGCAGCCATTGCCCACCTTATCTTCTGA
- a CDS encoding DNA polymerase III subunit chi, with protein sequence MTRVTFYLLDSNLHGNLDSNLDSNGQNAQLFACRLIDKAWRGGLPMHIHTADESHCRSMDQLLWSWREDSFLPHGIISETQGSTPENRQLATQSAITLGFGNPSLALKRLLINLSPDVPTFFKDFSRVCEVVVQNPNQKAVSRAKFRAYRQAGIEPEVHNMSAR encoded by the coding sequence ATGACCAGAGTGACTTTCTATCTTCTCGACAGCAACCTACACGGCAATCTTGACAGCAATCTTGACAGCAATGGACAAAACGCCCAGCTGTTTGCCTGCCGCCTGATTGACAAAGCATGGCGTGGCGGATTGCCCATGCATATCCATACAGCGGATGAAAGTCACTGCCGGTCCATGGACCAGCTGCTCTGGTCATGGCGGGAAGATAGTTTTCTTCCCCATGGCATCATTTCTGAAACTCAAGGCAGTACTCCCGAAAACCGGCAGCTGGCCACACAGTCTGCCATTACCCTGGGGTTCGGGAACCCATCACTGGCGTTAAAGCGGTTACTGATTAATCTCAGCCCGGATGTCCCCACCTTCTTCAAGGACTTTTCCCGTGTCTGTGAGGTAGTGGTTCAGAACCCGAATCAGAAAGCGGTTTCCAGAGCCAAATTCCGGGCATATCGGCAAGCGGGTATAGAGCCGGAAGTTCACAATATGTCTGCCCGCTGA
- the lptG gene encoding LPS export ABC transporter permease LptG — protein MRKLDRYISRNVLGATTIVLLILVFLEALFSFLGQLDDVRGNYQSLDALIYTLLMIPKKLYELIPVSALVGCLVGLGSMASNSELVVMRAAGISLWRILGAVMKPTLVMIFAGLMLGEYLAPMAEQVGETRKAIARSADGTYTGEGFWHREGHEFMYFNAVEPNGVLYCVSRYVFDDEMELQESSFAQRGIYQGDHWLLENVTTIRRENEQFITVENLIEPWDTSLTTTLLKVVVVKPEALPISGLLTYTQYLAAQGLDAGEYNLALWTKVLQPLSILSLVIVGISFVFGPLRSVSMGLRIFSGVITGIVFMIVQNLMGPSSLVFGFPPVLSVMIPIIICLLAGAVMLRRAA, from the coding sequence ATGCGTAAGCTGGATCGCTATATATCCAGAAATGTCTTGGGGGCAACGACTATTGTCCTGCTGATTCTGGTATTTCTGGAGGCGTTGTTTTCTTTTCTGGGGCAGTTAGATGATGTCAGGGGAAACTATCAGTCGCTGGACGCTTTGATTTATACCCTGTTGATGATTCCCAAAAAACTGTATGAACTGATTCCCGTTTCCGCACTGGTTGGCTGCCTTGTGGGGCTGGGTTCCATGGCGTCCAACAGTGAGCTGGTGGTTATGAGGGCCGCCGGCATTTCACTATGGCGTATTCTGGGTGCGGTAATGAAGCCCACTCTGGTCATGATTTTTGCCGGATTGATGCTTGGAGAATATCTGGCACCCATGGCGGAGCAGGTGGGAGAAACCCGAAAGGCGATAGCCCGATCTGCTGATGGCACATATACCGGAGAAGGCTTTTGGCATCGTGAGGGCCATGAATTTATGTACTTTAATGCCGTCGAGCCCAACGGCGTGCTTTACTGTGTGAGTCGTTATGTGTTTGACGATGAGATGGAGCTACAGGAAAGCTCTTTTGCCCAAAGGGGCATCTACCAGGGGGACCACTGGCTGCTTGAGAATGTCACCACCATACGCCGTGAGAATGAGCAGTTTATTACCGTGGAGAACCTGATTGAACCCTGGGATACCAGTCTGACAACAACGCTTCTGAAAGTCGTGGTGGTAAAGCCGGAAGCATTGCCAATATCCGGGTTACTGACTTATACGCAGTATCTGGCAGCACAGGGGCTGGATGCCGGAGAGTATAACCTGGCACTGTGGACAAAAGTGCTTCAACCGTTATCCATACTCTCCCTGGTTATTGTGGGTATTTCTTTCGTCTTTGGCCCTTTGCGTTCGGTCAGTATGGGATTGCGGATTTTCTCCGGAGTGATCACCGGTATTGTTTTCATGATTGTTCAGAACCTGATGGGACCGTCCAGTCTGGTATTCGGGTTTCCGCCGGTATTATCAGTGATGATCCCCATCATCATCTGCCTGCTGGCAGGGGCGGTTATGCTAAGGCGCGCTGCATGA
- a CDS encoding IS1595 family transposase, which translates to MQSELFQNFIDSISTLTSEQRDILNNSLLSTQIEVTEVVETTDSEPVYSESIPNNDNATPDVEKSILAQFAENPRCPKCKSHSVGRWGIRNGRQRYHCKTCDSTFNAFSGTPLARLRHPEKWNKYLAGMTHSMVLRPAAAENAIDLKTAFRWRHRFLEVINNDQAEELCGITELDETFFRESFKGQREGLPRPTRKRGNDPNKARKVPVMVARDRNRNTVDGVLENESANELCRHLNGRISIQATVCADAHLAHEKLADKLGFVFKELVTSAGQHVVEGIYHIQTVNSYHSHLKRWIGGVFQGVATRYLPHYLAWRRELTAAKKLTVGRLISIITEHWCFQPLTVT; encoded by the coding sequence ATGCAATCTGAACTCTTCCAGAATTTTATTGATTCCATTTCAACATTAACCAGTGAACAGCGAGACATTCTTAACAACTCGCTCCTTAGTACTCAAATAGAGGTTACCGAGGTAGTAGAAACCACTGACTCTGAACCTGTTTACAGTGAATCTATACCCAATAACGATAATGCAACACCTGACGTAGAAAAGAGCATACTTGCCCAATTTGCCGAAAACCCCAGGTGCCCCAAATGCAAAAGCCATAGCGTTGGTCGCTGGGGCATACGAAATGGCCGACAGCGCTACCACTGCAAGACTTGCGACTCAACGTTTAACGCCTTTAGTGGAACGCCTTTGGCAAGGCTCAGGCACCCTGAAAAATGGAACAAGTACCTCGCAGGTATGACTCACTCTATGGTCTTGCGACCAGCTGCTGCTGAGAATGCCATTGACTTGAAAACTGCGTTCCGCTGGCGTCACCGCTTTCTTGAAGTGATTAATAATGATCAAGCAGAAGAGCTTTGTGGCATTACTGAGCTTGATGAAACATTTTTCCGTGAATCCTTCAAAGGGCAAAGAGAAGGCCTTCCACGGCCAACCCGAAAGCGGGGTAATGATCCCAACAAAGCCCGAAAAGTCCCGGTAATGGTGGCTCGGGACCGTAATCGAAATACCGTTGACGGTGTATTAGAAAACGAAAGTGCTAATGAATTGTGCAGGCATTTAAATGGCCGCATATCGATACAGGCCACGGTCTGTGCGGATGCACACCTCGCTCACGAAAAACTTGCTGACAAGCTTGGATTTGTCTTCAAGGAGCTGGTGACATCAGCAGGTCAACATGTTGTTGAAGGCATCTACCACATCCAGACTGTAAATTCTTATCACAGTCATTTAAAACGCTGGATTGGCGGCGTATTCCAAGGGGTTGCAACTCGTTACCTTCCCCATTATCTGGCCTGGAGGCGAGAACTGACGGCAGCAAAAAAATTAACTGTTGGCCGGTTGATCAGCATAATTACTGAACATTGGTGCTTCCAACCATTAACGGTAACTTAG
- a CDS encoding ankyrin repeat domain-containing protein codes for MEVSSHTFSLANLKQLIFESNRSCEPYKKEINSLNEDNLSKDCVICSKGVFGSHNVVVPHSPMGIVFKLTSLHFMHGSCYRELKATQQRLDSRKICPHCQDPLAPELQFSSVAHAVVSGQTDHALQLMQEQSHDLKHSWHGSKMTALHIAAINGEKNMAGLLQVEGIDIDVLDSEGNTALHHAVSNHNLETVKTLLKFNADPNIRNNCGFTPLHLAAGEPTCPDLFTLLIEHKARFDIPDESGHQAIHTAAEAGHELALETLIKNGANVNAIARDGRTPLHYTTVLDFDEYEPKSKNRLTLARMLINAGAKVDLRSGMGYTAFDGVDRVSDSSDRNELIKLLLSSAVNDFSDVNIPADSSGYSLLEYALEAEDKEAMQKLLDRGAQVTNDDNLYALLDECEDKQAFLRILNAACCRA; via the coding sequence ATGGAAGTAAGTTCTCACACGTTCTCTCTGGCAAATTTGAAACAGTTAATTTTTGAATCGAATAGATCCTGCGAACCTTATAAAAAAGAAATCAACAGTTTGAATGAAGACAACCTTTCTAAAGACTGTGTAATTTGTTCTAAAGGGGTTTTTGGTTCTCACAACGTCGTTGTGCCACATTCCCCCATGGGTATAGTTTTTAAATTAACCAGCCTCCATTTTATGCATGGCTCCTGCTACAGGGAGTTAAAAGCAACCCAGCAGCGTCTTGATTCCCGGAAAATATGTCCCCATTGCCAGGATCCCCTTGCCCCGGAATTACAATTTTCATCGGTGGCCCATGCTGTAGTATCTGGTCAGACAGATCATGCCCTCCAACTGATGCAGGAGCAATCACATGACTTGAAACACTCGTGGCATGGTTCGAAAATGACAGCGCTCCATATCGCAGCAATTAACGGCGAAAAAAATATGGCGGGGCTATTGCAGGTCGAGGGCATTGACATTGATGTTTTGGACTCAGAGGGCAACACAGCATTACACCACGCCGTTAGCAACCATAATCTGGAAACGGTGAAAACACTACTGAAATTCAATGCTGATCCGAACATCCGTAACAATTGCGGCTTTACACCTCTGCATCTGGCTGCCGGAGAGCCAACATGCCCTGATTTATTTACCCTCCTGATAGAGCATAAAGCTCGTTTCGATATTCCTGATGAGAGCGGTCACCAGGCAATCCACACTGCCGCAGAAGCTGGCCATGAGTTAGCGCTTGAAACTCTGATTAAAAACGGAGCGAATGTTAATGCAATTGCTCGGGATGGACGTACCCCACTTCATTACACAACGGTACTTGATTTTGATGAATATGAACCGAAATCGAAAAACCGCTTGACGCTGGCCAGGATGCTGATCAATGCGGGGGCAAAAGTTGATCTTCGATCCGGAATGGGGTATACAGCTTTTGATGGTGTCGATCGTGTCAGTGATTCATCCGACAGGAACGAACTTATTAAATTACTACTTTCGTCTGCTGTTAATGACTTTAGTGATGTTAACATACCGGCAGATTCTTCCGGTTATAGCCTTCTGGAGTACGCTCTTGAAGCTGAGGACAAAGAAGCAATGCAAAAACTGCTTGACAGGGGCGCGCAGGTCACAAATGACGATAACCTTTACGCGCTCCTGGATGAATGTGAGGATAAGCAAGCGTTCCTCAGAATACTCAATGCGGCATGTTGTCGTGCCTGA
- a CDS encoding hydrolase, whose amino-acid sequence MLNLDSTVLVVVDVQGKLATLMHEHQPLLHNIATMVKGAKLLNIPILWLEQIPEKLGGTVPELANELSDVSPVKKTSFSACGEPDFISALEQTGSRQVLLSGIETHICVYQTAMDLLAGGYEVEVLVDAVSSRTLQNKEVALDKMSALGADLTTVEMALFELMKSADAPQFRDVAKLIK is encoded by the coding sequence ATGTTGAATCTTGATAGTACGGTGTTGGTGGTTGTCGATGTTCAGGGTAAGCTGGCTACCCTGATGCACGAACACCAGCCACTCTTGCACAATATTGCGACCATGGTAAAAGGGGCTAAGCTGCTCAATATTCCGATTCTCTGGCTGGAGCAGATCCCGGAAAAGTTGGGAGGTACCGTGCCTGAGCTGGCTAATGAGTTATCGGATGTCAGTCCCGTGAAAAAAACATCATTCAGTGCTTGTGGTGAGCCTGATTTTATATCAGCACTTGAGCAGACCGGTAGCAGGCAGGTTTTGTTGAGCGGTATAGAGACTCACATCTGCGTCTATCAGACCGCGATGGATCTTCTGGCCGGAGGTTATGAGGTGGAGGTGCTGGTTGATGCGGTTTCATCAAGGACGTTACAGAATAAAGAGGTGGCACTTGATAAAATGTCAGCTCTGGGTGCAGATCTGACCACAGTTGAAATGGCCCTGTTTGAGTTAATGAAGTCTGCCGATGCACCACAGTTTCGTGATGTCGCCAAACTGATTAAATGA
- a CDS encoding RDD family protein, giving the protein MEATNLTPAPVWRRAAAMLYDSLLILALLFMAGFLNLFIQIQIFGDEQLKTMTEQGYNLGGPFFYAALLVIIYGFFGLFWTRSGQTPGMQAWRIKVVSSDHHLISPWQSVIRFLIAIPSLSLAGMGLLWALIDQKRRSWQDLASSSSIILLEKP; this is encoded by the coding sequence ATGGAAGCCACCAATCTCACCCCGGCTCCGGTATGGAGAAGAGCTGCGGCCATGTTGTACGATTCTCTGTTAATCCTGGCTCTATTATTCATGGCCGGTTTTCTCAATCTGTTCATCCAGATTCAGATTTTTGGTGATGAGCAGCTCAAAACAATGACAGAACAAGGCTACAACCTGGGTGGGCCTTTTTTCTATGCCGCCTTACTGGTCATTATTTATGGCTTTTTCGGCCTTTTCTGGACCCGGTCAGGACAAACCCCTGGCATGCAGGCCTGGAGAATAAAAGTGGTTAGCAGTGACCATCATTTGATCAGCCCATGGCAGAGTGTTATCCGTTTTCTGATTGCCATTCCCTCATTGTCCCTTGCGGGTATGGGACTTCTCTGGGCACTCATCGACCAAAAGAGGCGAAGCTGGCAGGATCTGGCATCGTCATCCAGCATCATTCTTTTGGAAAAACCGTAA
- a CDS encoding ankyrin repeat domain-containing protein produces MEVRSHTFSLANLKQLIFESDRFCEPHEREINSLNEDNISRDCVICSNGVFGSHNVVVPHSPMGIVFKLTSLHFMHGSCYRELKATQQRLDSRKICPHCQDPLARELQFSSVAHAVVSGQIDHALQLMQEQEQAHDLQHSWHGSKMTALHIAAINGEKNMARLLQVEGIDIDVLDSEGNTALHHAVRNHNLETVKTLLKFNADANIRNNCGGFTPLHLAARKPKYPDLFTLLIEHKARFDIPDERGRLAIHAASEGGHELALEHLIKNKADVNAIAQDGRTALHYATVFDYFDCDPRPKNRLTLARMLINAGAKVDLRSGCGYTAFDGVDRVSDSSDRDELIKLLLSSAVNDFSDVNIPANSSGYSLLEYALEVEDKEAMQKLLDRGAQVTNHDTLYTLLDDCEDKQAFLRMLNAACCRA; encoded by the coding sequence ATGGAAGTACGTTCTCACACGTTCTCTCTGGCAAATTTGAAACAGTTAATTTTTGAATCGGATAGATTCTGCGAACCCCATGAAAGAGAAATCAACAGTTTGAATGAAGATAACATTTCTAGAGACTGTGTGATTTGTTCTAATGGGGTTTTTGGTTCTCACAACGTCGTTGTGCCACATTCCCCCATGGGTATAGTTTTTAAATTAACCAGTCTCCATTTTATGCATGGCTCCTGCTACAGGGAGTTAAAAGCAACCCAGCAGCGTCTTGATTCCCGGAAAATATGCCCCCATTGCCAGGATCCCCTTGCCCGGGAATTACAATTTTCATCGGTGGCCCATGCTGTAGTATCTGGTCAGATAGATCATGCCCTCCAACTGATGCAGGAGCAGGAGCAGGCCCATGACTTGCAACACTCGTGGCATGGTTCGAAAATGACAGCGCTCCATATCGCAGCAATTAACGGCGAAAAAAATATGGCGAGGCTATTGCAGGTCGAGGGCATCGACATCGACGTTTTGGACTCAGAAGGCAACACAGCATTACACCACGCCGTCAGGAACCATAATCTGGAAACGGTGAAAACACTACTGAAATTCAATGCTGATGCGAACATCCGTAACAATTGCGGCGGCTTTACACCTCTGCATCTGGCTGCCCGAAAGCCAAAATACCCTGATTTATTTACCCTCCTGATAGAACATAAAGCTCGTTTCGATATTCCTGATGAGCGCGGTCGCCTGGCAATCCACGCTGCCTCAGAAGGCGGCCATGAGTTAGCGCTTGAACATCTGATTAAAAACAAAGCTGATGTTAATGCAATTGCTCAGGATGGACGTACTGCCCTTCATTACGCAACGGTATTTGATTATTTTGATTGTGACCCCAGACCGAAAAACCGCTTGACGCTGGCCAGGATGCTGATCAATGCGGGGGCAAAAGTTGATCTTCGATCCGGATGTGGGTACACAGCTTTTGATGGTGTCGATCGTGTCAGTGATTCATCCGACAGGGACGAACTTATTAAATTGCTACTTTCGTCTGCTGTTAATGACTTTAGTGATGTTAACATACCGGCAAATTCTTCCGGTTATAGCCTTCTGGAGTATGCTCTTGAAGTTGAGGACAAAGAAGCAATGCAAAAACTGCTTGACAGAGGCGCGCAGGTCACAAATCACGATACACTTTACACGCTCCTGGATGATTGTGAGGATAAGCAAGCGTTTCTCAGAATGCTCAATGCGGCATGTTGTCGTGCCTGA
- the lptF gene encoding LPS export ABC transporter permease LptF — MPLIIFRYLSRQMLQVMFAVTSVVLLIIMSGRFVNYLAQAATGTLKADFLFAIMGYRIPEFLVMILPLGLFLGIILAYGRLYVENEMTVLSACGLSRNQLLAMTMVPAVGVMLLVALLSLLVAPQGIQKVERIFAEQDSLTEFDTLVAGRFQKFGWQRVTYAEALTDDHQQMNKVFIANRNVNSHNMGSMTLLLAEKARIEVNAGEIGQRYLILDDGYRYDLTPGALPLRTTGFEHYGLRMEERSLREEVSKEQALPTAKLMESDTPGHRAELQWRISLPLLIPIVVLMALPLARVNPRQGRYVKLLPGILLYLLYLALLMSGRGAIEDGRLSPDIGLWPIHIIFLLIALILYLAEPGRLWLARRRAGNA, encoded by the coding sequence ATGCCTTTAATCATTTTTCGTTACCTGTCCAGACAGATGCTGCAGGTTATGTTCGCTGTGACGTCTGTCGTATTGCTCATTATCATGAGTGGCCGCTTTGTGAATTACCTGGCACAGGCGGCAACCGGTACTCTGAAAGCGGACTTCCTGTTTGCCATCATGGGTTACCGGATTCCGGAGTTTCTGGTCATGATCCTGCCGCTGGGGCTATTTCTGGGTATTATTCTCGCCTACGGCAGGCTGTATGTTGAAAATGAAATGACGGTGCTCAGTGCCTGTGGCCTGAGCCGAAACCAGCTATTAGCCATGACCATGGTTCCTGCTGTTGGGGTTATGCTGCTGGTTGCGTTGCTAAGTCTTTTGGTTGCTCCTCAGGGCATACAGAAAGTGGAAAGAATTTTTGCTGAGCAGGACTCCCTGACCGAATTTGATACGCTGGTTGCCGGTCGCTTTCAGAAGTTTGGCTGGCAGCGGGTAACCTACGCAGAAGCGTTAACCGATGATCATCAGCAGATGAACAAGGTTTTTATTGCCAACCGTAACGTGAATAGCCATAACATGGGGTCCATGACATTGCTTCTGGCGGAAAAGGCAAGAATTGAAGTCAATGCCGGAGAGATCGGGCAGCGTTATCTGATATTGGATGATGGCTACCGCTATGACCTGACGCCCGGAGCCTTGCCCCTGCGGACAACCGGGTTTGAACATTACGGTCTGCGTATGGAAGAGCGTAGCTTGAGAGAAGAGGTCAGCAAGGAGCAGGCCCTGCCAACCGCGAAGCTCATGGAGTCTGACACTCCGGGCCACCGTGCTGAGCTGCAATGGCGGATCTCTCTGCCACTATTGATACCGATCGTTGTACTGATGGCATTACCGCTGGCCCGGGTGAATCCCAGGCAGGGCAGGTATGTGAAACTACTGCCTGGCATATTGCTGTATTTGCTGTATCTGGCTCTGCTGATGAGTGGCCGTGGTGCGATTGAAGATGGGCGCCTGTCGCCAGACATTGGCCTGTGGCCCATTCATATTATCTTCCTGTTGATTGCCTTGATATTGTACCTTGCTGAGCCGGGCAGACTCTGGCTTGCGCGCCGGAGGGCTGGAAATGCGTAA